The Candidatus Thermoplasmatota archaeon genome segment GGCTCGAGCCGTGGCTTGCGGCCTTGTCGGTGGTCGCCTTGGCGCTCGTCGCCCGGCGCAGCAAGCTTCTTTGAGCAGGGGGGCCTTCGGACGGCGATGACGTCCTTCTCGCCGTCGCCGCCTCCCCGCGTGCCGCCGGCCGCACGCAAGGGGCCGGAGCTTCCGGTCCATGACTACGAGGGCGGCTTCGAGGACATGCACGCGGGGCTGCGCCCGCGGTTCCGTGAGTTGCTGCTCCGGGAGTGCAAGCCCGGGCAGACGGTGGCGCTGGACGTCGGCTGCGGGTCAGGCCGGGTTGCGTTCTTCCTCGCGTCGCACGTGAAGCACGTCGTCGGGATCGACGTGGACGCCAAGGCGATCGAGGCCGCGCGCGCCAAGGCGCGGTCCATCGGCGTGAGCGCCCGGGCCGAGTTCGTGGTCGCCGACGCCGACAAGACGCCCTACGGCCGCTTCCGGCAGGACGGCTTCGACCTCGTCGCCACCAACCTCGCCTTCTCCGAGGCCGTCGTCGCCCACGCGGCCGCGGCGCTGCCCGCCGGCGGGGCCATCGTTTTTTGCTGCATGGGCAAGGACCAGTTCGCGGAGATCGACGGCGCCGGCCGGTTCACCTACGCCGAAGCGCAGATTCGCGACGCCGCCGCACGCGCCGGGCTCGCCGTGGAGACGCTCGAGCGGGAGGCGTTTCGCGTGCGGTTCAAGAGCATCCAGGAAGCGCGCGAGGCGCTGGGCCCGGAGCGGACGTCGCGATGGCTCTCGGACGGCCGGTGGGATCGGCTTGCGTCCAACTTCGCCCAGGGGAAGCGGACGCTCACCGAAAGCCGCATCGTGGGGCTGCTGCGCCGCTAGAGGGCCTACCGGACGTCGGCGGCCCGCCGCGCGCGACGCGGGTAGCGCACGGGGCCAGGCGCGAGCACCTCGCGGCCCGGGAGCGTGACCGCGGCCGTGCCCCCGCAGGCGATGCCGACGAGCGCGAAGAGGGCCACGAGCCCAAGCAGCGTGACCTGCGCGTTCTCGCCGGCCGCGCCCAGGTTCACGTCCGAGCCGGGGTTCACGGCCATCCATCCGCCCGCCGCCACGGCGAGGAAGACAAGCGCAAGCGTGGCCGCGCCAAGGAAGCCCCCGACGAAGCCTGCTCCTGCGGCCGCCCCCGGCCGGTCCCGCAGGGCGCGCGCTGCGTACACGCCGCCGACGACGGCCAGGAGAACGGCCGTGGTCACGACAAGCCCGATTCCAAGCGCGGCCAGAAGGGTGTCGCTTCCGACCTCGGCGCGCGCCACCTCGAAACCGTCGGCCGCCGCGGCCAGGACGACTCCGCCGAGCCCGAGCGCGATTCCCGCGACAAGGAAGATCGCCACGATGCGGGCGATGGTTCCGCCGGCCGTCGGGATGCCGATGTAGCCCCACCGGTAGTCTGGATCTTCGGGCCAGGGGGCCTCCGTTTGTTCCACGCGCCGTTCGACCGTCTCGCCCGCCCGCTCGTCAGCACGCTCCATCATACGTATCGTTAGTCGCTTCGAGGAGCGTGCGCCATAAGCGTTCCGTGACAATCGCTCCCATTGGAGCCGCGCTCCTGCGTGCGGCCGCCCGCTAGGCCTTCATGATGCTGACGAGGAACAACCCCAAGGCCACGATGGCGCCCACGATGCCGCCGACCACGGCGACAAGCGCCTTCACGACGCCCACGTAATCCCAGTTTGGCGCAAGCGCCCGAAGCGCCGAGACGTCGAGGAAGGCGAGCCCCAACCAGATCACAAGCGCGAGGATGCCAAACACGGTGAGTCCCATGCCGATCTTGCGGCTGCGCCCCGCGCCGAAGTAGGCCGTGAAGAGTCCCGACAGGAACGTGAGCAGGCCAAACGAGAAGATGGCGATGCTCAGGAAGATGTCGAGCGCGGTCATGCCGGTTTGCAGCGCCAAGTCTCTCCACCGTCGTACCGGGAACCCGATTCCGCTTCAAAAACGTGCCGTAATCAGAATCGCGTGCCCGTGAGGGTCTTCGTGTCCATGACCCCGTCGATCGTGCGGATGCGATTCACGATGATCTGGCCTAGCGTGTCGAAGTCCCCCGCCTCGATCTTTGCGATGAGGTCGTATTCGCCAAAGAGCGGGTGGAGCTCGACGATCTCCGGGACCTTCAGCAAGTGGTTGTAGACGTCGTGCTCCTTCGACGGCGCCGCGCTGATGAGGACAAAGCCGACCGCCATGCCAATCGCTCCAGGACCCAAGAGGCGATGCTGAAGCTTCAAGATTTTGGCGAATCAGACGGCCACACGCCAAAAAGTACCTTTTCATTGGAATTGACCGGCCATTCGCCAGTATTTTGGCGAATGGGTTCGCCAGCCGCTTCGAAACGGGCTTAGGCTTCCGCGGCCTTGCCCGGACGGATGCCAACGGGGGACCCGCGCTCGCTCTACCGGCTGGCGCGACCGTTGGTCTTCCAGCTCGACGCCGAGCGGGCGCACGATCGCGTCGTCGGGCTCCTCTCGCGCGTGCGCCGCGGCGGCGCGCTCGACGCGCTTGTCCGCGCCGCCTTCCATCGCCCCGACCCGCGGCTTGCCTCGTCGGCCTTTGGCGTCGCCTTCCCAAGCCCGGTCGGGCTTGCCGCCGGCTTCGACAAGAGCGCGCGCTGCGTCGACGGTTTGGCCGCGCTCGGGTTTGGTCACGTCGAGGTCGGAACCGTCACGCCCCGACCGCAGCCCGGCAATCCTCGCCCGCGCATCTTCCGCGACGTGCCCCGCCGCGGGCTCGTCAACCGCTTGGGCTTCAACAACGACGGCGCGGTGGCCGTCGCCGCGCGCCTGGCACGGGCGCGGCCCGGCGTGCCGGTGGGCGTCAACGTCGGCAAGAACCGGGACACGCCGGCCGACGCGGCGCACGAGGACTACGCTTCGTGCGTGAGAACGACGCATCGGCACGCGTCGTACTTCGTCGTGAATGTCTCGAGCCCCAACACGCCGGGCCTCCGGGCGCTCCAGTCGACCGAGGCGTTGGCCCGCATCCTCGACGCGGTCCGCGAGGCCAACGCGCCGGGCCGTCCGACGCTCGTCAAGATCGCGCCGGACCTTCCGCCCGACGACGTGCGCGCGGTCGTGGAGCTTGCCGTGGAAAAGCGACTGGCCGGGATCGTCGCCACGAACACGACGATCGCGCGCACGCATCACGGCTGGGTGCAGCGCGAGCCCGGGGGGCTTTCGGGCGCGCCGCTTCGCGCCCTGTCGAACCGGACGGTCCGGCTCGTGCGCGAGGCCGCCGGCGATCGGCTGTCGGTGATCGGCGTGGGCGGCGTCTTCACCGCAGACGACGCGCTGGAGAAGCTTGCGGCCGGCGCCGATCTCGTGCAGGTGTACACGGGCATGGTCTACGAGGGGCCGGGGATCGTGAAGCGGATCCATCGGGGGCTCGTCGGCGAGATGGAGAGGCTCGGCTTCGAGCGGTTTGACGCGCTTTGCGAATCGTTGCGCGGGCACGGATAGCCGAACACGCGGCACGGTCGCAACGGCGGTCGGTCTCGGAGATGCCCGCGATCGAAGGTTACTTCCTCTGCCCCGGCGCCACGAGCTGCTTGGGCACCTCGGCGGCCCGTGCGCGTTCCAGCTGCCTTGGCAGTGCCTGCGGGGGCACGGCCTTGCCCGCGTCGACGCCGTCGCCGCTTGCCTTGGGCAGCATCCACGAGGGCAGGAGGAGGATCTTGAGGATGCTCCACCAGCCGGTGAGCTGCTCCTTCTTCTCGCGGTCGGCGAGCATGTCGCTGATGAGGGCGCGAACGGCGGGCTTCGTCGCGGCCTTGCGAAGGACCCAGTTGAGAAGCCACGTGTGGCGGCCCATCTTCTGGAGCTTGTAGCTCATGTCGAGCTCGTGGCCAAGCTCCTTCCAGATGCGCGCTTCGTAGGCCGCAAGCGTCGCCTTGGACACGTCTCCTTTCTTGATTGCAAGCGCGGCGTACTCGGCGGCGTAGCGTCCCGAGACAAGCGCGTTTCCGATGCCCTCTCCCGAGAACGGGTCGATGAGGCCGCCGGCGTCGCCCACGAGCATCCAGCCGTTTCCGGCAAGCGTGCGGCGCTCGCTTCCGCAGGGAAGCTGCCATCCCTTGAAGCTCCCCTCCCACGTCGTCGCGTTCTTGAAGCGCTCCTTGAACATGGGGTGCGACTTGATGATCTCGAAGGTGATCTCCTTCATGTTCACCTTCTTCTTGCCGTCGGGGCCCTTGGCCTGAAGGTCGGTCTCGACCATGCCGGCGCCCACGTTGGCCGCCCCGTTGTCCACGGGGAAGATCCAGAAATAGCCGGGGAGAAGCCCGTCGACGAAGTGGATCTCGATGTCGTCGGTGAGGTCCGTGATGCCGTCGGCGTACCAGCGGAAGGCCCCGATCCAGTGGTCGTGGTTCTTGTTCTCGAAGTCGTAGGCCCCCACGGCAGAGGCCACCTTGGAAAGGGCGCCGTCGGCGCCGATCACGACCTTCGCGCGGAAGGTCTGCTCGCGGCCGTCCTTGTGCTTGCCGGTGACGCCGCGGGCAAAGCCCTCCTCGATCACGACGTCCGTCACCGCGAACTCCTCGATCGCCGTGACGTTCTCCTGCTTCTTCGCGTAGGAGAACACGATGTTGTCGAAGACCAGGCGTCGAACGACGTAGCCGGGATCGATGTACTTGTAGGTCCGCTGGTCCTTCATGGAGGCGGGGTCGATCTTCTTGGGGAAGGGGATCTGCACGACGTCGCCGGCGGGGCTCGAGAACACGACGCCGTTGGCGCGCGCGTAGGGCTCCTTCTCGATCCACGTGTGGAGCCCAAGCTCGCGGAGGACCGCGATGGACTTTCCGGAGATGGCGTCTCCGCAGGTCTTGTCGCGCGGGTACTTCGACTTCTCGAGGAGCAGCGTCCGAAGGCCGGCGCGCGAGCAGAAGCTTGCCGCAGAGCTTCCGCCCGGACCTCCTCCGACCACGATGACGTCGTACTCGGTTGCGCTGCCCGGGCTTGCCGTCCGGTCGGCCATGGCGCACACAACCGGATTCTCGAAATAAAGGTTTAGGCCGCCAGCATGCGACAGGGCGGGGAAGACTCCAACCGGTCAACCTGCAAGGACCGCGTTTCCCGGTCTTGAGTTTGGCTCGCCGGTTCGCCGACAGGGGCATGAATCGGCGGGCCGATGGCCGCGCGTGGAGGAGCCTTTCCGCATCCGGCGCGCGGCGACCGGCGACGAGCTCGCGCTTGCCACCGTGCACGTCGAGAGCCTGCGGAAGACCCTCCTCGGAATCCTGCCTCGGGACCGGCTGAACCTCCTCCAGGTGGACGAGCGGGAGCGGTTCTGGGCGGGTCAGCTCGAGAACGAGGCGGCGCGACGCTACCTTTTCGTCGCGGAGGACGACGAGCGGGTGGTGGGATTTGCGGCCGGAGGCGCCGAGCGCACGGGCGACCCCGTCTTCCGCGGCGAGCTCCTGGGCCTGCACGTGCTTGTCGGGGAGGCCGCGGCGCCGCTTGCCCGCACGGTCGCGGCCGAGCTTGCGCGCGCCGGGCTCACCACGATGCTTGCTTGGGTTCCCGCCGAGTCGCCGCACGCGCGCTTGTTCGCCACGCTTGGCGCCTCGCCGGTACGGCTGCGCCGCGTCCGCATGGCCGGCACAAGCTTCGAGGAAGTCGGGTTCGGCTGGCTCGACACCCGGGCGCCGCCCTTGGCAACGCCGTCAGGCTGAGGCCTGAGCGCCGCTTGGGCCCGCCCCGCGCCGGCCCAGGGCCGCCTTTTCGATCTCCACCGCCACGAACACGACGGCGCCAAGGATCGTGACGCGCCCCCAGGTCTCCAAATCCAACGCCGTCGTCTCGAAGAGCGTCTGCATGGGCGCCCAGTGCGTGAAGGCGACCTGGAGCACGATCAGGGCGCCGAC includes the following:
- a CDS encoding geranylgeranyl reductase family protein gives rise to the protein MADRTASPGSATEYDVIVVGGGPGGSSAASFCSRAGLRTLLLEKSKYPRDKTCGDAISGKSIAVLRELGLHTWIEKEPYARANGVVFSSPAGDVVQIPFPKKIDPASMKDQRTYKYIDPGYVVRRLVFDNIVFSYAKKQENVTAIEEFAVTDVVIEEGFARGVTGKHKDGREQTFRAKVVIGADGALSKVASAVGAYDFENKNHDHWIGAFRWYADGITDLTDDIEIHFVDGLLPGYFWIFPVDNGAANVGAGMVETDLQAKGPDGKKKVNMKEITFEIIKSHPMFKERFKNATTWEGSFKGWQLPCGSERRTLAGNGWMLVGDAGGLIDPFSGEGIGNALVSGRYAAEYAALAIKKGDVSKATLAAYEARIWKELGHELDMSYKLQKMGRHTWLLNWVLRKAATKPAVRALISDMLADREKKEQLTGWWSILKILLLPSWMLPKASGDGVDAGKAVPPQALPRQLERARAAEVPKQLVAPGQRK
- a CDS encoding methyltransferase domain-containing protein is translated as MTSFSPSPPPRVPPAARKGPELPVHDYEGGFEDMHAGLRPRFRELLLRECKPGQTVALDVGCGSGRVAFFLASHVKHVVGIDVDAKAIEAARAKARSIGVSARAEFVVADADKTPYGRFRQDGFDLVATNLAFSEAVVAHAAAALPAGGAIVFCCMGKDQFAEIDGAGRFTYAEAQIRDAAARAGLAVETLEREAFRVRFKSIQEAREALGPERTSRWLSDGRWDRLASNFAQGKRTLTESRIVGLLRR
- a CDS encoding quinone-dependent dihydroorotate dehydrogenase, which codes for MPTGDPRSLYRLARPLVFQLDAERAHDRVVGLLSRVRRGGALDALVRAAFHRPDPRLASSAFGVAFPSPVGLAAGFDKSARCVDGLAALGFGHVEVGTVTPRPQPGNPRPRIFRDVPRRGLVNRLGFNNDGAVAVAARLARARPGVPVGVNVGKNRDTPADAAHEDYASCVRTTHRHASYFVVNVSSPNTPGLRALQSTEALARILDAVREANAPGRPTLVKIAPDLPPDDVRAVVELAVEKRLAGIVATNTTIARTHHGWVQREPGGLSGAPLRALSNRTVRLVREAAGDRLSVIGVGGVFTADDALEKLAAGADLVQVYTGMVYEGPGIVKRIHRGLVGEMERLGFERFDALCESLRGHG
- a CDS encoding Lrp/AsnC ligand binding domain-containing protein, translated to MAVGFVLISAAPSKEHDVYNHLLKVPEIVELHPLFGEYDLIAKIEAGDFDTLGQIIVNRIRTIDGVMDTKTLTGTRF